A single genomic interval of Mangifera indica cultivar Alphonso chromosome 5, CATAS_Mindica_2.1, whole genome shotgun sequence harbors:
- the LOC123216379 gene encoding LOW QUALITY PROTEIN: beta-glucosidase 17-like (The sequence of the model RefSeq protein was modified relative to this genomic sequence to represent the inferred CDS: substituted 1 base at 1 genomic stop codon) — MLNRSCFPAGFLFGAGSSAYQYEGAASVDGRTRSIWDTFVIEYPEKISDHSTGDVAEDFYYLYKDDIALMKEIGLDSFKFSISWSRILPQGKLSRGVNWEGVKFYNDLIDELLSNGIEPFATIFHWDLPQTLEDEYGGFLSPDVVDDFRDYADFCFKIFGDRVKNWITLNEPNLFSMSGYALGDWAPGRXNSATEPYLVAHHLILSHETAANLYRHKYQACQMGRIGLVVSAIWFKPKYQTKSCRKAAHRALDFFVGWIVHPMVYGDYPKSMRQLVGNRLPNFKAQQSALVKGSLDFLGVNYYTARYAEDSNTTSIFLSYTTDSHVNLSAEKNGIPIGEPTDCSWLYMYPKGIRQISLYIKKKYNLPIYITENGVADTSNSSITIEEALKDGIRIKYHQLHLSYLLQAIKMGADIRGYSVWSFMDDFEWSAGYTYRFGFIYVDFNNKLKRYLKDSASWYKNILQRDNATTEHSSSFSF, encoded by the exons ATGCTAAACCGGAGTTGTTTTCCGGCTGGTTTTCTATTTGGAGCTGGATCAAGTGCCTACCAG TATGAAGGAGCAGCATCTGTAGACGGCAGAACAAGAAGTATCTGGGATACTTTTGTTATTGAGTACCCAG AAAAAATTTCGGATCATAGTACTGGGGATGTAGCTGAAGACTTCTACTATCTCTATAAG GATGATATCGCTCTGATGAAAGAAATTGGTTTAGACTCATTCAAATTCTCCATCTCCTGGTCTAGAATTTTGCCTC aGGGAAAACTCAGCAGGGGAGTGAATTGGGAAGGTGTCAAATTCTACAACGATCTCATCGATGAGCTCTTGTCAAACG GTATAGAACCTTTCGCAACAATATTCCACTGGGATCTTCCGCAAACCCTGGAAGATGAATACGGTGGATTTTTGAGCCCTGATGTTGT GGATGATTTTCGCGATTATGCTGATTTCTGCTTCAAAATATTTGGCGATAGAGTAAAGAATTGGATTACTTTGAATGAACCAAACTTATTTAGTATGTCTGGCTATGCACTCGGAGACTGGGCACCTGGTCGTT GAAACTCTGCAACCGAGCCCTATTTAGTGGCACACCATCTCATTCTTTCTCATGAAACTGCTGCAAATTTATACAGGCACAAGTATCAG GCTTGTCAAATGGGAAGAATTGGGTTAGTAGTAAGTGCCATTTGGTTCAAAcctaaatatcaaacaaaatctTGCAGAAAAGCTGCCCATAGAGCTCTCGACTTTTTTGTTGGATG GATTGTGCATCCAATGGTATACGGTGACTACCCAAAGAGCATGCGACAATTAGTTGGGAATAGGCTGCCAAATTTCAAAGCTCAACAATCTGCTCTGGTAAAGGGTTCCCTCGATTTTCTAGGAGTAAATTATTATACCGCCAGGTATGCAGAAGACTCTAATACTACCAGCATTTTTCTAAGCTACACAACAGATAGTCATGTTAACTTGTCCG CTGAGAAAAATGGGATTCCTATTGGCGAACCG ACGGATTGCAGTTGGCTTTATATGTACCCAAAGGGAATAAGACAAATATCactttatataaagaaaaaatacaacCTCCCCATATATATTACTGAgaatg gAGTGGCAGATACAAGTAATAGTTCAATAACAATAGAGGAAGCCCTCAAGGATGGcataagaataaaatatcacCAGCTTCACCTATCGTATCTCCTACAAGCTATCAA GATGGGTGCTGATATTAGAGGCTACTCTGTATGGTCATTCATGGATGACTTTGAATGGTCAGCTGGTTACACTTATCGTTTTGGCTTCATTTATGTGGATTTTAACAACAAGTTGAAAAGATATCTCAAAGACTCGGCTTCCTGGTACAAAAACATCCTCCAAAGAGACAATGCAACCACCGAGCACTCTTCTTCATTCTCATTCTAA